CGCGTAAAGAAGGTTGGGGTGACTTCGTGCACGCACGTCCGCGTGTACGCCCGGAATTGCTGTCCAAGAGTCAGATTCGTGGGCTGGGGGAGGGCGGCGCTGATGAGTACAACCGGCGCCGCATGGAGTGGCACAACAATCTCGGCCCGTTCAAGACCCCGATGCTTGCCTCGGTACACGAAGCGTTGTGGGACATCGTGGATTGCAACGAACAAGACGGCCAGCACGCCAAAGGCTCCGTCGCTATCGACGGCTACCCAGGTCTTGGAAAAAGTTGTGCCGTAGAAGAATTCGCCAAGAAATATCACCAGCGTGAGGTCGCCCGCTACGGTGATTTCACCCGCGCCGGCGATGAACGGTGGCCGGTCTGCCGGGTGGGGTTGCGCGGCAACACCAGCATGAAAGACTTCAACACCGCCCTATGCGATTTCTACGCACACCCGGGCCGGCGGCGCGCGACCACGACACAACTAGGGAAATGGGCGCTGGACTGCGTGCTGAGCTGTGAGACCCGGCTGTTGATCGTCGATGACGTGCACTTCCTGCACTGGCAACAGCACGGCGGAATCGAGATCAGCAACCACTTCAAGTACATTGCCAACGATTTCCCCGTCACCCTGCTACTCATTGGCGTTGGGCTGGGCGAGCGCGGGATTCTGATGGAAGGCCCGGCCTA
This is a stretch of genomic DNA from Mycobacterium sp. ELW1. It encodes these proteins:
- a CDS encoding ATP-binding protein, whose product is MSAKAAAPPPVSHLDNLTLARKEGWGDFVHARPRVRPELLSKSQIRGLGEGGADEYNRRRMEWHNNLGPFKTPMLASVHEALWDIVDCNEQDGQHAKGSVAIDGYPGLGKSCAVEEFAKKYHQREVARYGDFTRAGDERWPVCRVGLRGNTSMKDFNTALCDFYAHPGRRRATTTQLGKWALDCVLSCETRLLIVDDVHFLHWQQHGGIEISNHFKYIANDFPVTLLLIGVGLGERGILMEGPAYEDAVLAQTLRRTTTLDMRPYAVNTDRARRQWRTLLSTVEERLILANKRPGMLTDGEMLDYLFIRSTGHIGSLMELIRRGCARAIRTGTESLTRTVLDSFRIDSAAERARAELEIAFRARRLSVQPKTARAGVS